In the genome of Calothrix sp. PCC 6303, the window TTTAGCGAAACGTGGCGACAAGAATTTATTGGCAATTCGTGGTTATGAGATAATTAAATTATTAGGAAAAGGTGGCTTCGGTGAGGTTTATCTAGTCCAACATCATCAAACAGGTAATTTTGTCGCTTTAAAAGTCATGTTACCTGCTGTTGCTGCTAATGATTGGGCGGTACAAATGTTTATGAGAGAAACAGAAAATACCAAAATCTTGCGGCATCAAAATGTCGTGAAATTAATCGATTATGGATACTCTGAGAATGTGTTCTTTTTCACAATGGAATATTGTGCAGGTGGAACTGTTGCTGATATGATGCAAAAACAAGGAGGAAGACTATCTATTGATATTGCTGTACCAATTATTCTCCAAGTTTTAGATGGTTTAGAATATGCTCACAATGCCGAAATCCCCAATGTTAAACTCGGTAATGGTGGATTTGGTAAAGGCAAGGGTTTAGTTCACCGCGATTTAAAACCTAGTAATATCTTCTTGGGTTATATTGATGGTAAAATCACCGCAAAAATGGGTGATTATGGTTTAGCTAAATCTTTTGATTTAGCTGGATTAAGCGGTCAAACTTTGACAGGGACTCAAGCTGGTACTCCAGTTTTAATGTGTCGTCAGCAATTGCTTAATTATAAATATGTTCAACCAGAGGTTGATGTATGGGCTACTGCGGCGTGTTTATACTATATGCTTACCGGAACTTTTCCACGTAATTTCACTTCTGGTGATCCGTTTTTAGCAGTTTTACAAAATGACCCCGTACCCATTCATCAACGTGATGCGAATATTCCCCAACAACTTGCAAAAGTGATTGATTTAGCTTTGGTAGAAAAGCCAGAAATTTATTTCAAAAGTGCAGCAGGATTTAAACAAGCTTTGTTAGGATGTTTAAATAGCCATTAATGAGGCTATGGGTTATTTCACTAACAGAAAAATAGACATTATTTTTTCCTAGCAATAATAGTACGGTGACGAGGGTCACTAGCAAAAGTCTTAGGCTTTTCAAAACCAATTTTATCAAGTGATTCCTCTATATCAAACGTATAATATTCATCACTCCAAGGTTCAGTACTTTTCATTAAAGTAAATAGAACTGGTGGCAAATTCTGGATTACGGGGGATTTGGGATTATTATCTACCAAGGCAAGATAACCACCAGGACGCAGTACACGCAGGGCTTCTTGGAAAATCTCAACAGATGCTTGGTGAGGAAGTTCGTGGGTGACAAATTGTAAGGTGACTAAATCAAACGAATTATCGGCTAATCCGGTATTTTCAGCTTTAGCATGTAACCATTGGGATATCTCTGCATTGGTATCCAGGATTTTGGCAACTGCTAACATGTAGGGTGATAAATCCAGACCAACTGTCCGCACAGGATGATTTTGGCTTTGTTGATAGTAGCGGTGTAGGGTTAAAGTCGAGATACCCACCGAACAACCAATATCTAGGATATCCCTGACTGTTTGCGGTGCGTGTAGTGCCAACATATCGTGGAAACTACCCCGTAGACGGTTATGTGCTGCCTCCCAAGTTAGGGGTTCATTTTTCCAAACCCTTAAAGCCATGGAGTAGGTTGCACTGGGTGCTTCAAATGCAGCTTTCCA includes:
- a CDS encoding protein kinase domain-containing protein, coding for MPTKVTLTIIEGKLSGRQYTFDSRTTCIIGRSKDCNPQLPNDEEHSTISRYHCLLDINPPAIRIRDFGSRNGTFVNDKKIGQREENQTPEEAAKVQFPEYDLKDGDEIKLSNTVFVVSIEVASIKLDLKSLNIPNFYPSTINIHQQNQEQVTQAPNLLEYIKNLLGLAKRGDKNLLAIRGYEIIKLLGKGGFGEVYLVQHHQTGNFVALKVMLPAVAANDWAVQMFMRETENTKILRHQNVVKLIDYGYSENVFFFTMEYCAGGTVADMMQKQGGRLSIDIAVPIILQVLDGLEYAHNAEIPNVKLGNGGFGKGKGLVHRDLKPSNIFLGYIDGKITAKMGDYGLAKSFDLAGLSGQTLTGTQAGTPVLMCRQQLLNYKYVQPEVDVWATAACLYYMLTGTFPRNFTSGDPFLAVLQNDPVPIHQRDANIPQQLAKVIDLALVEKPEIYFKSAAGFKQALLGCLNSH
- a CDS encoding class I SAM-dependent methyltransferase, with translation MNQKLKPDWAGQDYLSKFVNLLIQTKPLYNLMKQQARQVIIKTAEKNGVPWRKNYEHLALSGAKQQLATITNPSIQYPDYYQVPFHAYSEGNLCWKAAFEAPSATYSMALRVWKNEPLTWEAAHNRLRGSFHDMLALHAPQTVRDILDIGCSVGISTLTLHRYYQQSQNHPVRTVGLDLSPYMLAVAKILDTNAEISQWLHAKAENTGLADNSFDLVTLQFVTHELPHQASVEIFQEALRVLRPGGYLALVDNNPKSPVIQNLPPVLFTLMKSTEPWSDEYYTFDIEESLDKIGFEKPKTFASDPRHRTIIARKK